A window of the Fuscovulum sp. genome harbors these coding sequences:
- a CDS encoding YciI family protein gives MRVALICIDKPGHLHIRQENRPAHLDHIQSSGIVEMAGPFLTETGEMAGSLVILSVDTLDQARDWAANDPYAKAGLFQSVDIREWKKVIG, from the coding sequence ATGCGCGTTGCGTTGATCTGCATCGACAAGCCCGGCCACCTGCACATCCGCCAAGAAAACCGCCCGGCCCATCTGGACCATATCCAATCCTCTGGCATCGTTGAAATGGCGGGTCCGTTCCTGACGGAAACCGGTGAAATGGCGGGCTCGCTGGTGATCCTTTCGGTCGACACGCTGGATCAGGCCCGGGATTGGGCGGCGAATGACCCCTATGCCAAGGCGGGGCTGTTCCAATCGGTCGATATCCGCGAATGGAAGAAGGTGATCGGCTGA
- a CDS encoding EVE domain-containing protein has product MAYWLFKSEPDVFGWPHQLAKGDAGEEWTGVRNYQARNNMRAMKVGDLGFFYHSNIGKEIVGIVEVIRESAPDSTTDDPRWDCVMVKAVQALPNPVNLDTCKVQPGLESMVLVNNTRLSVQPVTEAEWRIICSMGGLSE; this is encoded by the coding sequence ATGGCCTATTGGCTGTTCAAATCAGAGCCCGATGTCTTTGGTTGGCCGCACCAATTGGCCAAAGGAGACGCCGGTGAGGAATGGACCGGCGTCCGCAACTATCAGGCCCGCAACAACATGCGGGCGATGAAGGTGGGCGATCTGGGGTTCTTCTACCATTCCAACATCGGGAAAGAGATTGTGGGCATCGTCGAGGTGATCCGCGAAAGCGCGCCCGACAGCACGACCGACGATCCCCGCTGGGATTGCGTGATGGTCAAGGCCGTTCAGGCGCTGCCAAATCCCGTCAACCTGGATACCTGCAAAGTGCAGCCAGGGTTGGAAAGCATGGTTCTGGTGAACAATACCCGCCTCTCGGTGCAGCCGGTGACAGAGGCGGAATGGCGCATCATCTGCAGCATGGGCGGCTTGTCTGAATGA
- a CDS encoding DUF2853 family protein has product MSKRAELIAKYAEDLKTKCKMTPDMALLEKVTIGCGPAIYSADSETVAGSDATELETVKKNFLMKKLGLPDSPKLMEAINAVIETYGRSERNKYRPVVYYMLVKHFGKEKVYG; this is encoded by the coding sequence ATGAGCAAAAGAGCCGAACTGATCGCGAAATATGCCGAGGATCTAAAGACCAAATGCAAGATGACGCCCGACATGGCGCTTCTGGAAAAGGTCACCATTGGCTGCGGCCCCGCCATCTATAGCGCAGACAGCGAAACCGTTGCCGGGTCTGATGCAACCGAGCTTGAGACGGTGAAGAAAAACTTTCTGATGAAAAAGCTGGGCTTGCCGGATTCGCCCAAGCTGATGGAAGCGATCAACGCAGTGATCGAAACCTATGGCCGGTCCGAGCGGAACAAGTATCGCCCGGTCGTCTATTACATGCTGGTCAAGCATTTCGGGAAGGAAAAGGTCTACGGCTGA